The stretch of DNA TGCACACCGTGGTGCTTTCCACTCAACACAACCCCGAGGTGGATCAAGAACAAATCCGCAAAGATTTGATCGAAAAGATTATTGAGCCCGTCTGCGGACCTTGGCTGAGAGCGGACACCATTTTCCATATCAATCCCACGGGCCGTTTCATTATTGGGGGGCCTCCCGGAGACAGTGGCCTCACGGGCCGAAAAATTATTGTGGATTCGTACGGAGGCATGGGCCGCCACGGTGGTGGGTGTTTCTCGGGCAAAGATCCTTCTAAAGTGGACCGCAGCGGAGCCTACGCCGCCCGCTACATTGCCAAGAACATTGTGGCCTCCGGACTCGCAAAAAAATGCGAGGTTCAGCTGGCTTACGCTATTGGCGTGGCCGAACCCGTCTCTATTTTTGTGAACAGTTTTGGCACGGGAACCGTGAACGATGAAGCTTTGGTGAACTTGATTCGCAAACATTTCGACCTCACCCCCCTGGGCATCATCAAGTCCCTCAATTTGCGCCGCCCCATCTACCGCCAAACCGCCGTCTACGGCCACTTCGGCCGTGAACTAGAGGACTTCACCTGGGAGCGGACGGATAAAATCTTACGCTAATCTTGTAAAACAAAAGCCCCCCGCCAAGGCGGAGGGCTTTTTAAGCATGAACTTTTATCGTTCCAAGGCTTAGAGAATCTCTGCAAACATGTTGTAGAGGATCTTGGTGGCCTCAGCACGAGTGATGGATGAACTTGCGTTGAAACACATTCCTCCTTCACATTCGCTTCCGGAAACGAATTCCCATGCGGTGGCTACCGTTACGGCATCTTCATACCATTCTGCGGTGTCCAAATCTACATAGGCTTCTGTGGCAGCTCCGGCCATCAGTTCATCGGACGCGGTCTCCATGTCTGCGTTCAAGTACAAGTACACATTCAAGGCCAGTTGGAGGAATTCTGCACGGTTCATTTCTTCACCGGGTTCGTAGGTTCCGTTTGGATTTCCATCCACCAGCATGAGTCCTTTAAGACCTGCAATGTAGTCTGCGTACCATTCTCCCATGTCTACATCTTCAAAGGGGTCTTCTCCCGCGTCAGTAAGGTCCACTCCAAGCACTCTCCAAAGGAGGGCTGCGGCTTCCGCACGGTTGAGGTTTCCATCCGGGTTGAAGGATCCATCTGGATTTCCTTCCACCACTCCGGCCTCCACCATCACTTCGATCTCATCGGCAGCCCAGTGGCTTTCGGTGTCTGTGAATGAAGAGGAATCGTCATCACCGCTGTCATCCTCCGTTCCATCATCGTCGGTGGAATCATCATCTGTAGAATCATCGGTAGTGTCATCTGTACCATCGTCGTCTGTGGAATCATCGGTTCCGTCATCATCCGTGCCATCGTCATCTGTGGACTCCGAGGAGCCTACGGTGATGCTGATTTCATCCGATTGTTCTCCATAGCTACTTCCGTCTGTTGTGCGAAGAACATAGGTGACAATGTCTCCCTCTTCCACGGCCGTATCCAAGTACTGTTCTGTTCCCAAGGCGACGCTGGCGTACACACTTCCACTCACCACTTGTGGGTCCACCCCACGAAGGATTTGAATGGAGCTTGTGTCGTCATCGCTTGGGTCATCCCAGGTGATGAGTACCCCCTCTTCAGTGTTAGCAAGATCGATGTTGCTCACTTCGTCGAGATCCACGGTTGGCGTAGTCCCTGTTGTTATGGATGCTGTGGCAGAGGTGTGGGTTTGAATGTTGTCATCGGTTCCTGTTGTGGTGGTGATGGAGAAGGTTCCCGTGGTTCCTACCGCTTCAGGATTTCGGATTTGAGTGATGAGCATGCTCTTGGCCCCAGGAGCTGTGGTGGCTCCTCCCGTTTGAGTCAAAGTTAAGGTTTGTCCAGATCGTGCAATGAGCCAGCTTCCATCAACTCCTGATACAGTGGCCGGAGGCGCACCTGTTGTCACTGAAGTGAGGTCGTAACCGGTCGGAAAAACAATCACCAATTTTGCTCCGTTGTCCATGGTGGTTCCCACGGTGGTGAACGCAATGGTGTAGTCTGTTAAAGTGCTGTTTGCAGCGCTTGCTGGTGTAAAGCTTACGGAAGTCAAAGCTCCAACGGAAATATTGATGTCGTCTGTTCCTGTGGGGTTGGTATCTACAGCGGCGGTGGTTCCTCCAAAGGTTACAGTGGAGGTTGCATCTACATACTTAGGAATGTCTCCGGCGGTGATGAGTACACGAATGGTTTCCGCGTCGTCCACAACGGCTCCCCACGCAGCGATGCTCCATTTTACTGTGAGCACCCGTCCACTCATGGTGTATTCTCCGTTCCCCGCTCCTCCGGCGATGGCGGTTTCGTTGGTAGCGTCGTTGGTCACATCCGCATCATTCTCGGCGGTGAAGGTCATCGTGTCCCAGTCCGGGAAGTTGGCGGGAAGGGTGATGGTGAGGGAGTCTCCGCCTGCCCAGGTTTGGTCGGTGACATCCACGGTGTACTCGATTTCGAGTGTGGCATCGACTCCAACTGTTGCGGTTGCGTCTGTAACGGTGTAGAGGCTGGCCGCGGAAGCGGAAGCCGTACCCAGTATTAAAAACGCAGCCACCGCAAAGGATAGGCTGAATAAAATCCGAACATTTAAGAGTCTAAGAAAGGTCGACATAGGGGTGGAGGGCTAGAAATATAAATGGCTGGTAAAGATCATGCCAAATCCCG from Candidatus Gracilibacteria bacterium encodes:
- the metK gene encoding methionine adenosyltransferase, whose translation is MSSFLFTSESVTEGHPDKIADQISDAVLDAILAADSMARVACETLVTTGLVLIVGEIKTKTYVDIPALARRTIAEIGYNDASYGFDSKACAVLTAIDEQSPDIALGVDTGGAGDQGMMFGYACDETPELMPLPIALAHKLTQALAEARKNGSLPYLRPDGKSQVTVKYSEDGRPESVHTVVLSTQHNPEVDQEQIRKDLIEKIIEPVCGPWLRADTIFHINPTGRFIIGGPPGDSGLTGRKIIVDSYGGMGRHGGGCFSGKDPSKVDRSGAYAARYIAKNIVASGLAKKCEVQLAYAIGVAEPVSIFVNSFGTGTVNDEALVNLIRKHFDLTPLGIIKSLNLRRPIYRQTAVYGHFGRELEDFTWERTDKILR
- a CDS encoding S-layer homology domain-containing protein, with amino-acid sequence MSTFLRLLNVRILFSLSFAVAAFLILGTASASAASLYTVTDATATVGVDATLEIEYTVDVTDQTWAGGDSLTITLPANFPDWDTMTFTAENDADVTNDATNETAIAGGAGNGEYTMSGRVLTVKWSIAAWGAVVDDAETIRVLITAGDIPKYVDATSTVTFGGTTAAVDTNPTGTDDINISVGALTSVSFTPASAANSTLTDYTIAFTTVGTTMDNGAKLVIVFPTGYDLTSVTTGAPPATVSGVDGSWLIARSGQTLTLTQTGGATTAPGAKSMLITQIRNPEAVGTTGTFSITTTTGTDDNIQTHTSATASITTGTTPTVDLDEVSNIDLANTEEGVLITWDDPSDDDTSSIQILRGVDPQVVSGSVYASVALGTEQYLDTAVEEGDIVTYVLRTTDGSSYGEQSDEISITVGSSESTDDDGTDDDGTDDSTDDDGTDDTTDDSTDDDSTDDDGTEDDSGDDDSSSFTDTESHWAADEIEVMVEAGVVEGNPDGSFNPDGNLNRAEAAALLWRVLGVDLTDAGEDPFEDVDMGEWYADYIAGLKGLMLVDGNPNGTYEPGEEMNRAEFLQLALNVYLYLNADMETASDELMAGAATEAYVDLDTAEWYEDAVTVATAWEFVSGSECEGGMCFNASSSITRAEATKILYNMFAEIL